The following are encoded in a window of Caloenas nicobarica isolate bCalNic1 chromosome 32, bCalNic1.hap1, whole genome shotgun sequence genomic DNA:
- the LOC136000340 gene encoding olfactory receptor 14J1-like codes for MSYDRYVAICKPLHYGTLLGSRACVHMAAAAWATGFLYALLHTANTFSLPLCKGNALDQFFCEIPQILKLSCSHSYFREAGLLVVSACLGFGCFVFIVVSYVQILRAMLRIPSEQGRHKAFSTCLPHLAVVSLFVSTGMFAYLKPPSISSPSLDLVVSVLYTVVPPAVNPLIY; via the coding sequence atgtcctacgaccgctacgttgccatctgcaaacccctgcactacgggaccctcctgggcagcagagcttgtgtccacatggcagcagctgcctgggccactgggtttctctatgctctgctgcacacggccaatacattttcactgccgctctgcaaaggcaatgccctggaccagttcttctgtgaaatccctcagatcctcaagctctcctgctcacactcctacttcagggaagctgggctccttgtggttagtgcctgtttaggatttgggtgttttgtgttcatcgtcgtgtcctatgtgcagatcttgagggccatgctgaggatcccctctgagcagggacggcacaaagccttttccacgtgcctccctcacctggccgtggtctccctgtttgtcagcactggcatgtttgcctacctgaagcccccctccatctcctccccatccttggacctggtggtgtctgttctttacacagtggtgcctccagcagtgaatcccctcatctac